The window acccttttcttttatatctcttaggagagggaaaaaggaacaaaaactaCACTGTGTGGGTAAAGTTGCGTGGGATGCACGAGTTGACTCAGTTTTGAGTTTGGGTTTTGATCTTATTTACACAACAAGATGAATACCGGGGGCCGACTCATTGCCGGTTCTCACAACAGGAACGAGTTTGTCCTCATAAATGCGGATGAGAATGCAAGAGTAAGAGAACCCATTTTCTCATTTTCCCGATTCCTGATCTGTGCTGCCTCCTTTTTTTCCGTACTCATGTTCACTGATTTCACTTTCTgggttgtggtttttttttcttttttttttaaaagcttgaACAAGTCGATGcatttcattttttagtttcatttctTACAAAAGGACGCTAATTTGGTAAATGGAGATTTAGATTATGATTTCTTTATGTAAATGTTGGAGTCAATCTCCAATTGGTAAGGAAATGAAAGTTGCAGTGCAGTTTTGCAGAGGATTAACTTATGTCCAGTCTTTAGGTCTTCCAGATCCATGTACATTATGTTGATCTGAGGTTCATGACACGAGGAAAAAACAAGCACTACTTGGTTGATGCAGTGTAGTAGCAATAACGTTTACTTTTTTGTTTGTACTTTATTATTTGGAAAGCTTTCtaggattttcttcttcttcttcttcttattgaaAGTTAATGTTTTATTAGGATTTTTATATCCTATGTAGTTTAGATCATTACTAGGTTTCTTGGAGTTTACGTGAACACCATATTGTTCAACCTTACACTTTAAATCCCGCAGAAGAGAGTTAAATTTCTAATTCTTGGTGTTTTGCTTGGTCAAAACTGATGAAACTCGGGCAAGCAAGAAAGGAGATGGTACATTAGCTTATGAATGGATTGAGATGATATATCAAGAGGAGTTATTGGATTTGAGATAACTTAAATCATAATTTTCCATgcatttatttatgtatttttgttgAAGGTGTCATTCATGATCAAGTGTTGAGATAACTCATTTTGCGGTAACTGGGTATGTACAGATTAAGTCAGTGAAAGAATTGAGTGGGCAAGTGTGTCAGATATGTGGGGACGAGATTGAAATCACAGTGGATGGAGAGCCATTTGTTGCGTGCAATGAATGTGCTTTCCCTGTGTGTCGCCCCTGCTATGAAtatgagagaagagagggaaatcAAGCTTGCCCTCAATGCAAGACCAGATACAAGCGCCTCAAAGGTTAGGGTTTCCTGAActatttttgtgtgtgtttgtgtgtttaTTGAGATTCCATTCATCATTTGGAGTATCAATAACGATCAACCATGTTGCAGGTAGTCCAAGGGTTGAGGGTGACgaggaagaagatgatataGATGATTTGGAACATGAGTTTGATTATGGAAACCTTGATGGTTTAAGCCCAGAACAAGTTGCAGAGGCAATGCTCTCTTCACGCATAAACACTGGCCGTGCTTCTCACTCTAATACATATGGAATTCCCACACAAGGGGAACTTGATTCATCTCCCCTCAGCTCTAAAATTCCTCTTTTAACTTATGGCGAGGAGGTAATTCAGTATGTCATTGATATGTGAACATTAAATGAAAACCAGCAAAAGTGGGTTAAGCaatgctttttatttgttttcctctTCCTTTGTTTTAGGATGCCGAGATTTCTTCTGACCGACATGCACTTATTGTACCACCACACACGAGTCATGGAAATAGAGTTCATCCAACTTCATTTTCTGATCCATCTATACCTTGTAAGTCTGGGCCTCTACTTGCATATCCTTCTGTTGATTGTTCAGTTGATCCTGTTATCAGCTAACTGAATGCTTCCAATGTTGTAGCTCAACCAAGACCAATGGTTCCAAAGAAAGACATTGCAGTGTACGGGTATGGGAGTGTGGCATGGAAGGACAGAATGGAGGATTGGAAGAAAAGACAGAATGACAAACTTCAGGTTGTTAAGCATGAAGGAGGATATGATGGTGGAAACTTTGAAGGGGATGAACTGGATGATCCTGATTTGCCCATGTGAGTGACTCCTGCAAACTTTTCTTTATACCATTCTTGCATTACATATACTTGAATCTGTGGTGGCAGGTGTTTGGTGTGAAAACATGCAAAGGAGAAGTTCTCCTGCAAACTTTTCTTTATACCATTCTTGCATTACATATACTTGAATCTGTAATGGCAGATGTTTGGTGTGACAACATGCAAAGACAAAGTTTTAGAAATCTTAAATATTTGTAAGGGTTTCTGGAAAGAAATCACTTAATATCTGAAATGCCTTGTTGGACATTGTTGCCTTTTGGAAAACTCACAATAACCACTGCTTTGCATAAGCCTTGAGACAATGGTGGATCACATAATTGTTTGTGATCGTCTATCCCCTTGGGGTTTGGGGTGACACTGAGGCAAGAAAGAAAACAGTTTGGTTTCATGTTAGGGTCAACTTTAATCTACACTCTTGAATGCTGACATGTACTACTTAAAcaaccttatatttttttttgtgaacctAACCTTTCAGAGATGGATTTATCTTTTGAATGTTACATTTTCCTATGTAATACTCTTGTTGGAATCAGTAATCTGTTGATCAATAAGGTTTTAAAATCTTAGacaaaattattagaattttattcaaaattgttTAGTGTATTGGTTTTttctctgtttatttttgttggtttatcCATTCATTTACTTGGGTTGCTTACAAGCTTTCTTGATGTACTTTGTCAGGATGGATGAGGGCAGGCAGCCACTTTCAAGGAAGTTACCAATTCCCTCAAGCAAGATAAACCCATACAGAATGATAATCATCCTACGTCTTGTGATTCTTGGCATCTTTTTTCACTATAGAATTCTCCACCCAGTCAATGACGCATATGGTTTGTGGCTGACATCAGTAATATGTGAAATATGGTTCGGGGTATCATGGATTCTAGACCAGTTTCCAAAATGGTACCCTATAGAACGGGAAACATACCTTGATAGGCTATCACTGAGGTATGTGGAGCCGATCCATTTAGTTCCTTGTGTAATATGTTCTTTGCTACCTGAAATTATCAGGCTTCATTTCATTCTTCCTCCTCttcatttacttcttttttgttGTGTGCATGAATTACAATAGCTTATTGCTGTGCTCAATTATCAGGTATGAAAAAGAAGGGAAACCATCTGAGTTAGCAAGTGTAGACATTTTTGTAAGTACAGTTGATCCTATGAAAGAACCTCCGCTGATCACTGCGAACACTGTTCTCTCTATTCTCGCGGTTGATTATCCTGTGGATAAAGTTGCATGCTATGTGTCAGACGATGGTGCCGCCATGCTTACATTTGAAGCTCTCTCCGAGACGTCTGAATTTGCTAGGAAGTGGGTTCCATTTTGCAAGAAATTTAACATCGAGCCCCGTGCCCCTGAGTGGTATTTTTCTCAGAAGATTgactatttgaaaaataaagttcatccaGCATTTGTCAGGGAAAGGCGTGCCATGAAGGTTAGCGATTTCTCTTCATTCAGATCCATGTTGATCTAATCTTTACTGGATTAGAATTCCAAATTGATGTACATTCTCAAAACTTACATAAAATTTAGTTCAGTGACATGATGATTATTTCTCAATATTAGCTCATGATGATATTTGGTTCTATTTTTGGTTCAGAGAGAATATGAAGAATTCAAAGTGAGGATAAATGGGTTGGTTTCCACAGCACAAAAGGTTCCGGAAGATGGTTGGACAATGCAAGATGGAACTCCATGGCCTGGAAACAATGTACGAGACCATCCTGGCATGATTCAGGTAAGATTACGATTCTTTCTAGTTCTTGATTTGTCGATTGCAAAATAATGTATGTTTAGGTAAAAATTAGTCATTTTTCCTTGATAAACgcaccatgtttttttatcctgaCATTGATGCTTATGCTTTGTTGTTCCTTTTGTATGTTTTTGGTAAGCATGATGTTACTTTTGTCTTTACTATTTTGCTGTTTGCTGGGTTTGTTACTTGTCAAAGCAGAATTTGTAATTTATTGAGGTGCTGCTCTTACCAGCTACCTGTCATGTTTCCTGAAATTCTGTCATCCAAATTGCTTTTGACATGCTGATTGTACCAATTCTACAGTTCTTGCTCCACATACTGTTGTCAAGTGACTAGTCAGTCTAAAAGTTACTAGATTCCCTCACTAATTATGGGGTTTACGCCACTCAAGTAGAGGATGAGGTACTGTAAATTGTAGGGATTCACTCATGCGCCATGTAAAGAAAATGCTCTTTTCTTTGCAGGTTTTCCTTGGTCAAAGTGGAGTTCGTGACGTGGAAGGATGCGAGTTACCTCGTCTGGTTTATGTTTCTCGTGAGAAGAGACCAGGGTTTGAACACCATAAGAAGGCTGGGGCCATGAATTCACTGGTAAGCGATGGATGTTGGATGACTTGTATATTCTTAACATCTATGGATGGCCTTTTTTTGTTCTGTTACATTTTTATCTAACATTTAACATGCGGCCAAGAACTAATAAGCTTTGTCTATTCTTTTATGATTGTAATAGGTGCGGGTCTCTGCAGTTCTGTCAAATGCCCCTTATCTTCTGAATGTTGATTGTGACcattatattaacaatagcAGAGCACTTAGAGAAGCCATGTGTTTCATGATGGATCCAACATCAGGGAAAAAAGTTTGTTATGTGCAGTTTCCTCAACGATTTGATGGCATTGATCGTCATGATAGATACTCGAATCGAAACGTTGTATTCTTTGATGTATGTGTATTTCGCATTCCTGCATCTCCTTTTCTCTTATGATGTTATTGACTATGATGGAAAAGCTAATCTCCTAATTGAAAACAGATAAATATGAAAGGATTAGATGGTTTACAAGGACCAATATATGTTGGAACTGGGTGTGTTTTTCGGAGGCAAGCACTTTATGGTTATGATGCACCTGTCAAGAAGAAGCCCCCTGGCAAGACTTGCAACTGTTTGCCAAAATGGTGCTGTCTATGGTGTGGGtctagaaaaaacaagaaatcgaagccaaaaaaggagaagaagaagtcaAAGAACAGGGAAGCATCAAAGCAGATACATGCCCttgaaaatattgaaggaatcgAAGGTTTTACTAAGCTACTGCTACTGCACccattgtgttttattcatttgtgtttaaattttagatCTCTTAGAGTTGGCTGATATTGCAGAATCAACTTCTGAAAAATCTTCTGAAACATCCCAAATGAAGCTGGAAAAGAAGTTTGGGCAATCTCCAGTGTTTGTAGTTTCCACTCTTCTGGAGAATGGTGGAGTTCCTCGGGATGCATCTCCTGCATCACTGTTGAGAGAAGCCATCCAAGTTATCAGCTGTGGTTATGAAGATAAAACAGAATGGGGAAAGGAAGTAAGTGAAAACAAAGAGACCTGAACTGTTCAAACCCACCATAAGAAAGTTGTGCTTTTATCTCCCACATATCATCTAAAATTTTTGTACTGAACCAGGTTGGCTGGATATATGGCTCTGTTACAGAAGATATCTTGACAGGATTCAAGATGCACTGCCATGGATGGCGGTCTGTCTACTGCATACCTAAGCGGCCTGCATTCAAGGGATCAGCTCCAATTAACCTGTCAGATCGTCTACACCAGGTTCTTCGGTGGGCCCTCGGTTCTGTTGAGATTTTCTTCAGTAGACACTGTCCAATTTGGTATGGTTATGGGGGTGGATTGAAGTGGTTGGAACGATTTTCCTACATAAACTCAGTTGTGTATCCTTGGACATCCATTCCCTTGCTTATCTACTGTACACTACCAGCTATATGCCTTCTCACTGGGAAATTCATTGTTCCTGAGGTAACACCCCGCTTTGTGTTATTACATCCAGTTGGAAAATTGAAACATAGTTATTCTTGATAAAAGTTAGTTATTCTTCCTAAAATCTTCGTATCTCATTGTTTATTGGTCATTGGATGTGCAAGTGATgcgagaaatttttttttccaacctaAGACGTGTTTTCAATTAACAAAACTGAAAACGTGTCTGTTATGATCTGTTGTGGCTCTATTATCTTTATCAGTCATCCCTTCTTTCTACAAGACCTGTTCTGTTAAGTAGCTTGATCGCTTATTGTTAATCAGCTCATGGTTGCATGGGATTTGAAAGAATTATTGTTCTTTGAAGAGCTTGTTTTTCATGTAGTTGTTGTATAGCATGGAAATGATGCTTTTTTATGTGGTTCTAGCCGCTACTAATCATCTACTCTTCAATCTAAATCGGGTCTTTTATGTTGTACAGATTAGTAATTATGCCAGTATCGTGTTCATAGCCCTCTTCATATCTATAGCTGCAACTGGTATCCTCGAGATGCAGTGGGGTGGTGTCGGGATAGATGACTGGTGGAGAAATGAACAATTTTGGGTGATAGGAGGTGTTTCATCACACCTGTTTGCTCTCTTCCAGGGTTTGCTCAAGGTTTTGGCTGGTGTTAGTACAAACTTCACTGTTACATCAAAAGGAGCAGACGATGGAGAATTCTCAGAGCTATACATATTCAAGTGGACATCACTGTTGATCCCTCCTACAACGTTGTTGATCATGAACATAGTTGGCGTTGTGGTTGGGGTCTCGGACGCCATCAACAATGGGTATGATTCATGGGGTCCATTGTTTGGGAGGCTATTTTTTGCCTTATGGGTCATCCTCCACCTCTACCCCTTCCTCAAAGGGCTTCTTGGGAAACAAGATCGCATGCCCACCATCATTTTGGTATGGTCAATTCTACTGGCTTCAATCCTAACTCTCTTGTGGGTTCGTGTAAACCCATTTGTGTCAAGAGATGGTCCTGTCTTGGAACTGTGTGGATTGAACTGTGATTAGGCCACATCAAGATAATTATGGATTCAAGGGGCCTGGAGGCAGTCCCCAGACTGGACGCGACATGCCTTGTCAATGGCCgaaaaggaaatttttttgAGAAGAAAGCTGTAATTTGGGGGTGTAGATACTTTTGGGTTTTGGGGatgacacttttttttctttacagggttttcattaattcttttattaaattcttgtgGGTTCTAGAGGGTTGTGTTCTTCACACGGGTTTCTGTATCTCAAGGGCATTGAATCATAAATTATCCCCATGAATGTGGGGATCCATACGAGTGTGTTAAACCACTCGActatataattgttttcttgTCTCGCCGTGTGCTGAGAGTGCAAATATTATGGCATTATGTGGTCTCACTTCTACCCTTTCCTGGAAAACATTGAAGATCCTTTCATCATTTCTGCTCCTGTCATTAATTATCCGTCTTCAACAGCTTTGTTGTCAAGCTAGGAATGTATGTCCATGGATCTCCTGAAGGGATGAGAGATCCTTTCAGGAGATCCATCAACTAAATTTAATTAGTGAAGCCGGTTATTATTATGATTGTAAGaggatcctttttttttttccttgcaaatttaattatttctactCCCTCCATTTTAACTCGGTATTTCGTTACAAGACaagtaaattttaaatctaCAGCAAatcatataacataaaatttcTCATAGAGCTCTATCGATCAAAATAACTGCCATATAAAAAGTACGCccatttaattaaatagcaTCTCGTCATTTGATAAGaaatcataaataatatattaaaatatggaATTAAAGCTCTCTCTCCTTGAATATTTAAGTCGCAAGATTGATCGAAAGGTTGTCTAAACTGGGGCGTGTTggaccaaaaagaaagaaaaagaaagttattTGGGTGCTGACAACCAACACGTCTACACGAGGAAGAAAGAAATTGTCTGTCGGACAAAGACTTGTTGTGATCATGGTGTAATTAATCCATACAATAATTATAGAACAATTTTCactaaaattctattttatatatagcagtatcaatttctttttacagATTTTATATTACAAAAGGCagaaaataatgtaaaataCTATGTTGCATAATCCCTGCATCGGTTTCAGCTAGACTCTGAAGAAAACTCTTGGCTAACTTGCAAATACCCACTTTGCTCCTTGCAAATTGTTTGAGGGTTGTTGGCAGACACCATAGCCAAAAAGTTGATTGGTGGTGTGTTGACCACTGAGAGGAAATTCGTTGAAGGTTCGGATCGTCGTCGCAATGACTCCACCACTAAGAAGCGCGAAGAGTGGCCGCTTTTTGTAAGTTTCATGGCAGATCAGCTCACAAATGTCTAGCTCGTACGTTCTTCAAGACCTCAAATGAGCTTCTCTGAATATATATTTCGAAAGAACTCATGAGGTATTAACAAGGAAATTACCAAGATTGAGAGTATGATGAAAATAAGGATGAGTTGATTAGTACTGAAGTATCACACTGCACAGAACACTTCAAAATATTATGGAGTGCATGATACTGTGCAATTAATCATGTTTTCTAGTATAATAAATAATCTGACATGCATTTACTTGCATGGTCGttgtcaaataaaataaaatagtaattattgCTAGTCTTATCACACTgtcatcaaattataaaatagcgACAGAGTTACTTACGAAATATTTTTTACCAGTTATATACAATAGCGATCAgatatttttgttggttattTTCAACATAATTACTGATAGAAAAAATCAATCCCATTCGTAATTATTTACAATATCaccaatataataaaataattaaaaaataaaaaaatatttatttagtgattttgttgttaatacgatatattattattttttaatggattcaTGATGATATCTTTTGTTATAATAactcattaaaaattattttttaatggatttatgATGGTATCTTTTGTTATAATAACTCATTAAAAATTCCATCAACAACAATGTtgtttgtaatttaaaataaaatgaatttgtttttaatttgaagaaattgattttgattttgattttgattttgattttgatttgactTTGTAATTTATCTGTGTTATAATGAAAGAAATGATGAGTTATTTAATGAGCAATaatcatattttatcaattttattattatgttggaAATTTCagggaaattgattttttttgtggaatTGATATCGATTAAATggtattaatttagattaaataagtttgaattgaataaaTGATAGATAATTAGTTATGTACCCATTAAATGTTGTTAATTGGACTTATTTAGCTAATATTTTGACGCATTTATCATTACTTTTTtgcagaatttttttatttgttattagattgtgaatttattttgaattatcaaAGTTCAATTTTGAATGGATTGTTATATTATTACGAAATGTTGTTATCATtattctatataggttttcTAAGTAATAAATAATCGTTCTTGAATGTATCGAGATTTACTCTAAAAATTGTACATGGAAGATTATTGTAAATGGCTTGAGGGTTTTATTAATCTTGCACttttaaattcaaagaataTTAATGGAGGCGGAATTAGATGTCCATGTGTAAAGTGTAAAAATAGAAAGTTTCACCAATTAGATGTTGtgatgatgcatcttctaaaaAAGAGTTTGTTGAGAAATACTTAAGTTGGTTTGCACATAAAGAACCCATGAGTTGTTTCCAAGTTGTTcatgataataatgatgaagTAATTAGAGGGGGGATATGTTTCAACTAAATGAGTTAATTGATACATATCAACTTACTCTATCTACCGAGTTAGAAGTagattcaaatttttatgtcacggagaatatttatattcatgttgatTTTAACAAGTTAAATGATATATTGAGTACCAATAGAAATATAGAATATGATGAAGATGAAGGGACCAACCAACTTCAATTCaacgaagaagatgatgaaaataaaaatgaaaatgatgagAATTCAGATTAAATAGTGGATCTAAAATGATTTTAGATGTAAAACATTATTATGCAATGTTTAACATATTTACTATCATTGTATATTATATTTCAACTTTATACATTTATCAAGTGTTTATTATTGTGATTGCggttttaatatgttatgaATGCACTTGTTGCTATTGCGTAATTAGGTTCAATAGGAATTatatctgataaaaaaataaatcattataaatttaccgacaaaatccccaacataatataaaatcatcGGAGGATTACAAAGAGTTCAGGGAACCATTTAGGAATCTAAATTGACAAATGAATTCTTCGACAATCTATTTTCTATCAATGATATTAAATACCAATATAATCACCAACgaacaaaaatatcatataagaATTATAGAGAAGAACTAaggaatttttattctttaacggTTTTACTGATGGAACATGAAATCATCAAAGAATTACAAAGAATTTGAGGAAGGATTCAAGAATGTAAACCAACATATAGATTTTTTGATGGACTATTTTCCATCAATGGTATTAAATTCTGAtaaaatcatcaacataaaataatatcattggggaattacaaaaaagaattaaggAATTTTCATTCTTTGATGGTTTTactgacaaaatataaaatcatcaaataattACAAAGAGTTTGAAGAATAATTCAAGGGATTGGATTCACCTGCAGATATATCGACAGATGAAAAGTCATTGGTGAatttaaggattttttaaagagttttaaaatttttaaatgaatgatGAATTTACCGAAGGAGTCACTGATggtataaaaaaatcctaacaaAGTTTTTGGTGATGTGCTGACGTGGTTTATTACTAATAGATGAACCAATCAAAGTTTTCTTCAGTGATGTTAAACCCAAATATATCGAGGCAATCCCTAACTTTTTCCcatttctcctctctctctctctctctcacttaaACAATAATAGTCATCAGTTTTCTCTTCTCCGGTCCATAATTTCTCCTTTCTCTAGACacttgtttctctcttttttaattgaaaaatacttttgaaaatcaTTATGCACTACAATACTAAACAAACATTTAAACATGATAACTTCTTTCTtatcgtttttttattttacaagtattataaattaaaataccttaaaataagaataaaaaataaatttcttttttacttttacttcaatttataatttgcATAGAAGGAAAATGATCTAAGATATAGTTTGGTtattagttttaaaacccgTGCTATGTCACGGGTAGGattccaagttaatttttaacatgatagaAAAATGTACCAATGTTATGGATGCATTTTattgtatcaattttttttaattgagaaattcaaagatgatatttatatatgtttagtaaaataaatttaaaaattattgaatcgATCAACAATGAAAAAGTTGATAACGCTATTTAGATgagtataaaaatatttaacacctacttttcttttgaatttatgtgtttttttacgtTGAGTTTTGCAATTTTGGTTATCAGAATCATGACAATCCTCaactttatcttttctattgtttttcaacaagtttctctttaattttttaaatttaaaaattaaaaaataaacaaaataaaaataaaaattatcgtGAATTTAGAATTGatcatgttatatatatatatatatatatatatatatatatatatttcagctctttgtcttttattttggtatgttaaccataatttcaaatttgatttccaCTCATTAGcctacaaggaaaaaaaaagaagaaaatagtgAAGCTCCTGAGAAAATAAATTCCAGGTATCTTACTTTGTTTTATcataaaatccaaacaaaagcaATGGATGCGCGaagtagaaaaagaagaaagcacCATAAAATAATGTTCAAATCATTCAATAACGACAAGAAAGTGACTCCCGAAAGggcatataaattataatccccGGGGACTTGATTCGAAGTACTAATTTGGAATTGATGACGTGGTCAATCTCGTGGACCCCAGACAAGAAGTTAAAGGAAGTCATGGCGTgggttttcttaaaataatccTTTATTTGCGTGACCCTCACAAGCTACCCATCTTCCTGCCATCTTCATGGAACCTACCTTACAGTTTCTTTCAGACTACACACGAACGTGCCCTCCAACGCGCTCTCTGCTGCCACTTTTGTCAATCCTATAAACCGAAGATAAAACCGTCTAAGATCAATAATGAGGAAAGAGATAACTGAGAAAGCAAGCTAATctcccactctctctctctctctctctctctctcgtgttGATTTCTTAAATCTTGATGATCATGGCCATGGAAATTATGGCAGAACTGGAAGCTTTACTTGGAATCCATCCCATGAACTTAACGGAATTGGACGTGGCTGCAGCGCAACAACTCGTCCGGCTAAGCGGCGAAGACTacagcaacaacaataacaatcagaagaagaggaggagaaagaATAAGAACGAGGGAGATTTTGAAGATGATGAGGAGGAGTTCGATCGAAGCAGCCAGAATGAGATCACTTCAAAGACAATTGAAGAGAATTTCGGGAAAGAAGAGGAGGTTGCTCGACCTAGAAAGAAAAGATACAGGTCTCTTGTGAGTGTTTACCAGGCGCCATGAATAGTGTTAATTGGTATGGAA is drawn from Populus nigra chromosome 5, ddPopNigr1.1, whole genome shotgun sequence and contains these coding sequences:
- the LOC133695138 gene encoding cellulose synthase A catalytic subunit 2 [UDP-forming]-like yields the protein MNTGGRLIAGSHNRNEFVLINADENARIKSVKELSGQVCQICGDEIEITVDGEPFVACNECAFPVCRPCYEYERREGNQACPQCKTRYKRLKGSPRVEGDEEEDDIDDLEHEFDYGNLDGLSPEQVAEAMLSSRINTGRASHSNTYGIPTQGELDSSPLSSKIPLLTYGEEDAEISSDRHALIVPPHTSHGNRVHPTSFSDPSIPSQPRPMVPKKDIAVYGYGSVAWKDRMEDWKKRQNDKLQVVKHEGGYDGGNFEGDELDDPDLPMMDEGRQPLSRKLPIPSSKINPYRMIIILRLVILGIFFHYRILHPVNDAYGLWLTSVICEIWFGVSWILDQFPKWYPIERETYLDRLSLRYEKEGKPSELASVDIFVSTVDPMKEPPLITANTVLSILAVDYPVDKVACYVSDDGAAMLTFEALSETSEFARKWVPFCKKFNIEPRAPEWYFSQKIDYLKNKVHPAFVRERRAMKREYEEFKVRINGLVSTAQKVPEDGWTMQDGTPWPGNNVRDHPGMIQVFLGQSGVRDVEGCELPRLVYVSREKRPGFEHHKKAGAMNSLVRVSAVLSNAPYLLNVDCDHYINNSRALREAMCFMMDPTSGKKVCYVQFPQRFDGIDRHDRYSNRNVVFFDINMKGLDGLQGPIYVGTGCVFRRQALYGYDAPVKKKPPGKTCNCLPKWCCLWCGSRKNKKSKPKKEKKKSKNREASKQIHALENIEGIEESTSEKSSETSQMKLEKKFGQSPVFVVSTLLENGGVPRDASPASLLREAIQVISCGYEDKTEWGKEVGWIYGSVTEDILTGFKMHCHGWRSVYCIPKRPAFKGSAPINLSDRLHQVLRWALGSVEIFFSRHCPIWYGYGGGLKWLERFSYINSVVYPWTSIPLLIYCTLPAICLLTGKFIVPEISNYASIVFIALFISIAATGILEMQWGGVGIDDWWRNEQFWVIGGVSSHLFALFQGLLKVLAGVSTNFTVTSKGADDGEFSELYIFKWTSLLIPPTTLLIMNIVGVVVGVSDAINNGYDSWGPLFGRLFFALWVILHLYPFLKGLLGKQDRMPTIILVWSILLASILTLLWVRVNPFVSRDGPVLELCGLNCD